The Arachis hypogaea cultivar Tifrunner chromosome 19, arahy.Tifrunner.gnm2.J5K5, whole genome shotgun sequence genome has a window encoding:
- the LOC140182129 gene encoding F-box/LRR-repeat protein At3g59190-like: MDQISSLPEIILHDILSRLPKQDAINTSLLSKTWREIFCTFPILSICDRESISWSSKRKKDRQIKRFLDYGKQRLLRFSEQGLAIKEFTLKLSLTCFDLQLIYPDVDQWLKLASECDLQTLKLCLPTLKKDDPCLCYILHPGVIEARSLNKLVLKGRIRFDKEFLNPSFKFSSLCVLSLSYVLFDDEGAIEHVISHSPLIERITLKRCYVYNPQGAGDMQISLMKSVSMHGLQNLKGVDIQGVQNVYIDAPNIEKLYYVADSYGPPKMNFDSCGNLRALTLMNMNIKFTFTATWFLHLSSKFPFLESLELVDCCMFKNIKISSSQLKALVLCCSTMEKIEIDTPNLLSFRYYYTGDNLPSISFLSCSNRLEVNVRLNMIQPRLYQLMKFVKQFKYSQKFSSLSLSIHPCFPSDSFYDDEYYYWEDPYSWPVASIKHLVIRSVRKVKSKYLLLVDRLFYSLCRKLFP; this comes from the exons ATGGACCAGATATCCAGTTTACCAGAAATCATACTTCATGACATTCTCTCAAGACTGCCAAAGCAAGATGCTATCAATACTAGTCTTTTGTCTAAGACATGGAGAGAAATATTCTGTACCTTTCCCATTTTGTCTATTTGTGACCGAGAATCTATTAGCTGGTCTTCCAAGCGGAAGAAAGATCGACAAATTAAGAGATTCCTTGATTATGGCAAGCAAAGATTGCTGAGGTTCAGTGAACAAGGCTTAGCAATCAAAGAATTCACGCTCAAGCTTAGTTTAACCTGCTTTGACCTTCAGCTTATATACCCTGATGTTGATCAGTGGCTTAAGTTAGCCAGTGAATGTGATCTCCAGACCCTAAAGCTTTGCCTGCCTACTTTAAAAAAGGATGATCCGTGCCTATGTTATATCTTGCATCCAGGTGTCATTGAAGCAAGATCACTTAATAAGTTAGTGCTGAAGGGGAGAATCAGATTTGACAAAGAATTCCTGAATCCTTCATTCAAGTTTTCCTCACTCTGTGTATTATCCTTGAGCTATGTCCTTTTTGATGATGAAGGTGCTATCGAGCATGTTATTTCTCATTCTCCTTTAATTGAGCGTATAACCTTGAAGAGGTGTTATGTATACAACCCCCAAGGTGCCGGAGATATGCAAATTTCTCTTATGAAATCAGTAAGCATGCATGGTCTACAAAATCTCAAGGGAGTTGATATTCAGGGAGTACAAAATGTTTATATTGATGCTCCAAATATTGAGAAACTATATTATGTTGCTGACAGTTATGGGCCCCCCAAGATGAATTTTGATAGTTGTGGAAATTTGAGAGCTTTGACCTTAATGAATATGAACATTAAATTTACTTTTACAGCCACATGGTTTCTTCATCTGTCTTCCAAATTTCCTTTCCTTGAGAGTTTGGAATTGGTTGACTGCTGCATGTTTAAGAACATTAAGATCTCAAGTTCTCAACTCAAGGCTTTGGTGTTATGTTGCTCTACCATGGAGAAGATTGAAATTGACACTCCAAATCTATTATCATTTCGATACTATTATACTGGTGATAACTTACCTTCCATATCTTTTCTAAGCTGTTCTAATCGACTGGAAGTAAATGTTCGGCTCAATATGATTCAACCACGTCTTTACCAGTTGATGAAATTTGTCAAACAATTTAAATACTCACAAAAGTTCTCATCACTCTCCCTCTCCATCCATCCCTGCTTCCCTTCTGATAGTTTTTATGATGATGAATACTAT TATTGGGAAGACCCATATTCATGGCCTGTGGCAAGCATCAAACACTTGGTCATACGCTCTGTTCGGAAAGTTAAATCTAAGTATTTGCTTCTTGTGGATCGCTTGTTCTATAGTTTGTGCCGGAAACTATTTCCTTGA